A genomic region of Vampirovibrio chlorellavorus contains the following coding sequences:
- the alr gene encoding alanine racemase, whose protein sequence is MKSLRTLPVQTRRDAWVEINLGAIEANARAIRKVVPPSVALMAVVKADAYGHGSAMVLNTLGASGVSMAGVASMDEAIHIRESGIKLPILVIGVVPDWSVQYASDYDIQLTIFAPHHVESLRKAYQQDKKPFKVHIKVDTGMHRIGIGWEKALNFIRECQTLPFLQVEGVFTHLADSHDEALTQPQLARWHTLCQQLDPLPRFVHIANSGHALNPAAWEAQTPNTLARLGIAFFGYGNHPQQEGIKLQPAMSLKARIIHVQTVGPNTGVSYSHTYHTPAAGETRIATVPLGYADGVPRILSGRIHGLIGGKQVPQVGRITMDQMMFDVSAIPDAQVGDIITLIGRSDARQPQTAIWLDDWASKASTIEYELMCALRVRLPKTYTR, encoded by the coding sequence ATGAAATCCCTGAGAACCTTACCTGTCCAAACCCGCCGGGATGCCTGGGTGGAAATCAACCTGGGGGCTATTGAGGCCAACGCCCGGGCCATCCGCAAAGTGGTGCCCCCGTCAGTGGCCCTGATGGCGGTGGTCAAGGCGGATGCCTACGGCCACGGCTCGGCCATGGTGTTAAACACACTGGGGGCCTCCGGGGTGAGTATGGCCGGGGTGGCCTCCATGGATGAGGCCATCCACATCCGGGAATCCGGTATTAAACTGCCCATTCTGGTGATTGGGGTGGTGCCGGACTGGTCGGTGCAGTACGCCAGCGATTACGATATCCAGCTCACCATTTTCGCCCCGCACCACGTGGAAAGCCTGCGCAAAGCCTATCAGCAGGATAAAAAGCCCTTTAAAGTGCATATCAAGGTGGATACCGGCATGCACCGCATTGGCATTGGCTGGGAAAAGGCCCTGAACTTCATCCGGGAGTGCCAGACCCTGCCCTTTTTGCAAGTGGAAGGCGTTTTTACCCATCTGGCCGACAGCCATGATGAGGCTTTGACCCAGCCCCAACTGGCACGCTGGCACACCCTGTGCCAGCAACTCGACCCCCTGCCCCGCTTTGTGCATATCGCCAACTCCGGACACGCCCTGAACCCTGCCGCGTGGGAAGCCCAGACTCCCAACACTCTGGCCCGATTGGGCATTGCCTTTTTTGGGTACGGAAATCACCCTCAGCAGGAGGGCATCAAACTGCAACCAGCCATGAGCCTGAAAGCCCGGATTATTCACGTGCAAACCGTTGGCCCTAATACCGGGGTCAGCTACAGCCACACCTATCACACCCCAGCAGCAGGAGAAACCCGCATTGCCACAGTGCCCTTGGGCTACGCCGACGGGGTGCCCCGCATCTTGTCCGGGCGAATTCATGGGCTGATTGGGGGCAAGCAAGTGCCTCAGGTGGGCCGCATCACCATGGATCAGATGATGTTTGACGTGAGCGCCATTCCCGACGCACAGGTGGGCGATATCATCACCCTCATTGGCCGTAGCGATGCCCGCCAGCCCCAAACAGCCATTTGGCTGGACGATTGGGCAAGCAAAGCCAGTACCATTGAATACGAATTAATGTGCGCCCTGCGGGTGCGCCTGCCCAAAACCTACACCCGATAA
- a CDS encoding Gfo/Idh/MocA family protein, which produces MTPLFDMDNAQQEKIAVIGCGNWGKNLVRNFDNLGFLYRVCDLNPETLNALQKQYKHVQASNRFDDVFNDPQVNGVVIATPSFTHYELAKKALLAGKHVYVEKPVATSSEQTLELNALARELDKVLMVGHLLLYHPAVNRLRQLIREGYLGQIKNISSDRLNTNKFRPDKSVIWDLAPHDVSMMSYLMDQEPEDIVSVIGYQNREDGLVDDAHIDMVFPNDVAGHIHISWVHPIKQVKLVVRGTERAAMIDDTLGENKLHIFNKDDVSSPIEEFPDYLDIEPLKLECQHFINCIRHGYDPKTNGMNGYHVVRVLEMAERKMEMISV; this is translated from the coding sequence ATGACCCCACTGTTTGATATGGACAATGCCCAGCAGGAAAAAATTGCCGTCATCGGTTGCGGCAATTGGGGTAAAAATCTGGTTCGTAATTTTGACAATCTGGGCTTTCTGTATCGGGTGTGTGACCTGAATCCGGAAACCCTCAACGCCTTGCAGAAGCAGTATAAGCACGTGCAGGCCAGCAATCGCTTTGATGACGTGTTCAACGATCCGCAGGTCAATGGCGTGGTGATTGCCACCCCCAGCTTTACTCACTATGAACTGGCCAAGAAGGCCCTGCTGGCTGGCAAGCACGTGTACGTGGAAAAACCGGTGGCCACCAGTTCCGAGCAAACTCTGGAACTGAACGCACTGGCCCGTGAGCTGGATAAGGTGTTGATGGTGGGCCATTTGTTGCTCTATCATCCGGCAGTCAACCGTCTGAGGCAGCTCATCCGGGAAGGTTATCTGGGGCAAATTAAGAATATTTCAAGCGATCGCCTGAATACGAATAAGTTTCGGCCCGATAAAAGCGTTATTTGGGACTTGGCCCCGCATGACGTGTCCATGATGTCTTACCTGATGGATCAGGAGCCTGAGGATATTGTCTCAGTCATTGGCTATCAGAACCGGGAAGATGGTTTGGTGGACGATGCGCATATCGATATGGTTTTTCCCAATGATGTAGCCGGGCATATTCACATTAGCTGGGTGCATCCCATCAAGCAGGTCAAGCTGGTGGTTCGGGGCACCGAGCGCGCCGCCATGATTGATGATACGTTGGGCGAAAACAAGTTGCACATCTTTAACAAGGACGATGTCAGTAGTCCCATTGAGGAGTTTCCGGATTATCTGGATATTGAGCCCCTCAAGCTGGAGTGCCAGCACTTCATCAATTGCATTCGGCACGGCTACGACCCCAAAACCAATGGTATGAACGGCTACCATGTGGTGCGGGTGCTGGAAATGGCCGAACGCAAGATGGAGATGATCTCCGTATAA
- the tig gene encoding trigger factor: MKVEVLKEEQNLAKINLEIPAEQANQEYNKAWKRLGQRLNIPGFRRGKAPRSIVEKTVGVDRIKQEAMDRLFPHLFADAISEHQLDIVAPPQIENLKFDLGEGIAVKATVELRPEAQLPDLTALKLDVAEYKLPADAEEKELASIVERLTTLESVVDRPSEKTDIVNIDFNGSVNGEAIKGGSAKNYRLDLADNNFIEGFADQLVGHKIAEEFSINVTFPEGYHDATLAGKPAEFKVKINDISKKVVPDLTDEVAKKVGPFETVEQMKEEVRNLLKQSEDQENTFRKQKAVVDYLLEKSTVEIPDSMVNREAKLLMDEVQQRLKSQGLSWEKFLDSEGHESTWQNLRNEASKRIKTSLIFGAIAKQEGMQVNEEEFSAMVSQMAAMRGMEEKQVMRQLGNNFAAAQALSDQILSQKIVDYLVERAEFNYVPEEQVEQQKVSSDKPEGTEVAAAIEGEEFDVLDAEV, encoded by the coding sequence ATGAAAGTAGAAGTCTTAAAAGAAGAACAAAACTTGGCGAAAATTAACCTGGAAATTCCCGCCGAGCAAGCCAACCAGGAATACAACAAGGCCTGGAAACGTCTGGGTCAGCGTCTGAATATCCCCGGTTTTCGCCGGGGCAAGGCTCCTCGTTCCATCGTGGAGAAAACCGTGGGCGTGGATCGCATTAAGCAAGAGGCCATGGATCGCCTGTTCCCCCACTTGTTTGCCGACGCCATCAGCGAGCATCAGCTGGATATCGTGGCCCCGCCTCAAATTGAAAATCTGAAATTTGACCTGGGCGAAGGCATCGCTGTGAAGGCCACCGTGGAACTTCGTCCGGAAGCCCAGTTGCCTGATTTAACCGCTCTGAAGCTGGATGTGGCCGAGTACAAGTTGCCTGCCGATGCTGAAGAAAAAGAGCTGGCCTCTATCGTAGAACGTTTGACCACGCTGGAATCTGTGGTGGATCGTCCCTCCGAGAAGACCGACATCGTAAACATCGACTTTAACGGCTCGGTGAACGGTGAGGCCATCAAGGGTGGTTCCGCTAAAAATTACCGTCTGGATTTGGCCGATAACAACTTCATCGAAGGCTTTGCCGACCAGCTGGTGGGCCACAAAATCGCTGAAGAATTCAGCATTAACGTGACCTTCCCGGAAGGCTACCACGATGCCACCCTAGCTGGTAAACCGGCTGAGTTCAAGGTGAAAATCAACGATATTTCCAAAAAAGTGGTGCCTGACCTGACCGATGAAGTGGCCAAAAAAGTGGGTCCTTTTGAAACGGTTGAGCAGATGAAGGAAGAAGTTCGCAATCTGTTGAAGCAAAGTGAAGATCAGGAAAACACCTTCCGCAAGCAAAAAGCGGTGGTGGATTACCTGTTGGAGAAGTCCACGGTTGAGATCCCCGACAGCATGGTCAATCGGGAAGCCAAGTTGCTGATGGACGAAGTGCAGCAGCGCCTGAAAAGCCAAGGCTTGTCCTGGGAAAAGTTTCTGGATTCCGAGGGGCATGAAAGCACCTGGCAGAATCTGCGCAACGAAGCCAGCAAGCGGATTAAAACCAGCCTGATCTTCGGGGCCATTGCCAAGCAGGAAGGCATGCAGGTTAATGAAGAGGAGTTCTCGGCGATGGTTAGCCAAATGGCCGCCATGCGGGGAATGGAAGAGAAGCAGGTGATGCGTCAGTTGGGCAACAACTTTGCCGCCGCTCAAGCCCTGTCCGATCAAATCCTCAGCCAGAAAATCGTGGATTATCTGG